From Cydia fagiglandana chromosome 6, ilCydFagi1.1, whole genome shotgun sequence, the proteins below share one genomic window:
- the LOC134665456 gene encoding nuclear receptor-binding protein homolog → MSGGRSLEKERKSPRESGEDSEDESEILEESPCGRWLKRREEVEQRDVPGIDCAHLAMDTEEGVEVVWNEVQFSERKNFKAQEDKIQMVFDNLTRLEHPNIVKFHRYWTDTHNDKPRVIFITEYMSCGSLKQFLKRTKRNVKRLPLQAWKRWCTQILSALSYLHGCVPPIVHGNLTCDTIFIQHNGLVKIGSVAPDAIHHHVKTCRENMRNMHLIAPEYASSQMVTPAMDIYSFGMCALETAALEIQGNGDSGSHVTDEHIARTVESLEEPRQKDFIYRCINKDPAQRPTARELLFHPLLFEVHSLKLLAAHTLVNTSANISETITDEVVGSNGEALATCVRGGELHEITVRDLPPHQEKLEKFVEDVKYGIYPLTAYGYRSSNGRAASPLAPDPAPAASPEPRDVETRRVVNMMCSLKPHPPLQQDDSAQDQDLLMTILLRMDDKMNRQLTCCVSRRDSAPKLAHELVQLGFIHESDRDKLCRLMEESLRSSFGARAQLAS, encoded by the exons gTGGAACAGCGTGACGTCCCCGGCATCGACTGCGCGCACCTCGCCATGGACACAGAAGAGGGCGTCGAGGTCGTCTGGAACGAAGTCCAGTTCTCCGAGAGGAAAAACTTCAAGGCCCAGGAGGATAAGATACAGATGGTGTTTGATAACCTGACCAGGCTGGAACACCCTAACATAGTCAAGTTCCATCGGTACTGGACGGACACGCACAATGATAAGCCCAGA GTAATATTCATAACAGAATACATGTCATGCGGCTCTCTAAAACAGTTCCTGAAGAGGACGAAACGCAATGTCAAACGACTCCCACTCCAAGCGTGGAAGAGGTGGTGTACACAGATTTTATCTGCGCTAAG CTACCTCCATGGCTGCGTGCCTCCCATAGTCCACGGGAACCTCACGTGCGACACGATCTTCATTCAGCACAACGGTTTGGTGAAAATCGGCTCTGTGGCCCCGGACGCGATCCACCACCACGTCAAAACCTGTCGGGAGAATATGCGGAACATGCATCTTATTGCGCCGGAATATGCTT CATCACAAATGGTGACGCCGGCCATGGACATATATTCCTTCGGAATGTGCGCGTTGGAGACGGCGGCATTAGAGATCCAGGGCAACGGGGATTCTGGGAGTCATGTCACGGACGAACATATCGCGCGCACTGTTGAGTCGCTGGAGGAGCCGAGGCAGAAGGActttatttatag GTGTATAAACAAGGACCCAGCACAGAGGCCAACGGCGCGTGAACTCCTCTTCCACCCGCTACTCTTCGAAGTTCACTCACTGAAGCTACTGGCTGCACACACACTCGTCAACACCTCAG CAAATATATCGGAAACGATAACGGATGAGGTAGTCGGTTCGAATGGCGAAGCGCTCGCTACGTGTGTTCGCGGTGGGGAGTTACATGAGATTACAGTTCGAGATCTACCTCCGCACCaggagaaactcgagaaattcGTCGAGGATGTCAA ATACGGCATCTACCCGCTGACGGCGTACGGGTACCGCAGCAGCAACGGGCGCGCGGCGTCCCCGCTGGCGCCGGACCCCGCGCCCGCCGCGTCGCCCGAGCCGCGCGACGTGGAGACGCGGCGCGTCGTCAACATGATGTGCTCGCTCAAGCCGCACCCGCCGCTGCAGCAGGACGACTCCGCGCAGGACCAGGATCTGCTG ATGACGATCCTGCTGCGCATGGACGACAAGATGAACCGGCAGCTCACCTGCTGCGTGTCGCGCCGCGACTCCGCGCCCAAGCTCGCGCACGAGCTCGTGCAGCTCGGCTTCATACATGAG TCCGACCGCGACAAGCTGTGTCGGCTCATGGAGGAGTCTCTGCGCAGCTCGTTCGGCGCGCGCGCGCAGCTCGCCAGCTAG